The proteins below are encoded in one region of Shewanella algae:
- the hpt gene encoding hypoxanthine phosphoribosyltransferase — MKHTTEVMISAEEINQKLDELAERINAHYANADKLLMVGLLKGSVVFMADLCRRIKGHVEIDFMSVSSYGNAMTSSRDVKILKDVQSEIADRDVLIVEDLIDSGNTLNKVREMLLLREPKSLTLCTLLDKPDRREVDVPVDFVGFTIPDEFVVGYGIDYAEQYRNLPYIAKVIPQE; from the coding sequence ATGAAACACACCACCGAAGTGATGATCTCGGCAGAAGAGATCAACCAGAAACTGGATGAATTAGCCGAGCGCATCAATGCGCATTATGCCAATGCCGACAAGTTGCTGATGGTCGGCCTGCTCAAGGGCTCAGTGGTCTTTATGGCCGATCTCTGCCGTCGGATTAAGGGCCATGTAGAGATCGACTTTATGTCTGTTTCCAGCTATGGCAATGCCATGACCAGCTCCAGAGACGTGAAGATACTCAAAGATGTTCAGTCGGAAATCGCCGATCGTGATGTGTTGATCGTCGAAGATCTGATTGACTCGGGCAACACGCTCAACAAGGTACGCGAAATGCTGCTGCTGCGTGAGCCAAAGAGCCTGACTCTCTGTACTCTGCTGGACAAGCCGGACCGCCGCGAAGTCGACGTACCGGTAGACTTTGTCGGTTTTACTATTCCTGATGAATTCGTGGTCGGTTATGGTATCGACTACGCCGAGCAGTACCGCAACCTGCCTTATATCGCCAAGGTGATCCCGCAGGAGTAA